A region from the Nocardioides exalbidus genome encodes:
- a CDS encoding SDR family oxidoreductase: MSRPVIVVVGAGPGVSGSVARRFAGEGYDVGLLGAEQAVLDDLVPGLEALGAAVGHTVADVTDEQAARDAVRRFGEHTGRIDVLHFNPSAYREQDPLSLSVPELLEDVALGVGALLTVVQAARPYMSAGGRISVTGSMAADEPWEGAASLGVQKAGVRNLVHSLDKTLADDGIRAVSVTVRGALAREGAFTPDRVADALWAAVARDESGWTSEVPYSG, encoded by the coding sequence ATGAGCCGTCCAGTGATCGTCGTCGTGGGTGCCGGGCCGGGAGTCAGCGGCTCGGTGGCCCGCCGTTTCGCGGGGGAGGGGTACGACGTCGGGCTCCTCGGGGCCGAGCAGGCCGTGCTCGACGACCTCGTCCCCGGCCTCGAGGCCCTCGGTGCGGCCGTCGGCCACACCGTCGCCGACGTGACCGACGAGCAGGCCGCGCGCGACGCCGTACGCCGCTTCGGTGAGCACACCGGCCGCATCGACGTCCTGCACTTCAACCCGAGCGCCTACCGCGAGCAGGACCCGTTGTCGCTCTCGGTCCCCGAGCTGCTCGAGGACGTCGCGCTCGGGGTCGGTGCGTTGCTGACCGTGGTGCAGGCGGCGCGGCCCTACATGTCGGCCGGCGGACGGATCTCGGTCACCGGCAGCATGGCGGCCGACGAGCCGTGGGAGGGCGCTGCGTCGCTCGGCGTGCAGAAGGCCGGCGTGCGCAACCTCGTGCACTCGCTCGACAAGACGTTGGCCGACGACGGCATCCGCGCGGTGTCGGTCACGGTGCGCGGTGCGCTCGCACGCGAGGGCGCCTTCACCCCCGACCGCGTGGCCGACGCCCTCTGGGCCGCGGTGGCCCGCGACGAGTCGGGCTGGACCAGCGAGGTCCCGTACTCCGGGTGA
- the paaZ gene encoding phenylacetic acid degradation bifunctional protein PaaZ: MSRLLESYAAGRWYAASAEGHPLLDAGTGEEVARISSAGLDLGAMAHHARTVGGPAIRELTFHERALLLKELATHLTGLKEEFYELSLATGATRRDSAIDIDGGFGTVFSYSSKGRRELPNDTVVCDGDLEQLGRTGVFLGQHVYTSRPGVAVQVNAFNFPVWGMLEKLAPAFIAGLPSIVKPASQTAYLTELVVRRIVESGILPEGSLQLLSGSAGDLLDHLTVQDSVAFTGSAHTAGILRQHPSVLHGGVQLQVEADSLNCSVLGPDVAAGDPEWDLFVKGVVTEMTAKAGQKCTAIRRVIVPAAVADEVTDAIAARLSSTVVGLPGDESTRMGPLASLGQRDEVRKAVEALRSSCDVVVDEVAVDGSERGAFMTPVLLRARAGAVEPHDVEPFGPVSTVMSYDDLDEAVTLAARGRGSLAGSVVTHDPAAARTLVLGLAPWHGRILVLDRDDAPESTGHGSPLPMLVHGGPGRAGGGEELGGVRGVLHHMQRSAIQASPDMLTAITGRWTRGSSRTITPEHPFRHSLATLCVGDTIASASRVISLEDIDHFADFTGDTFYAHTDPEAAAANPLFGGIVAHGYLIVSMAAGLFVDPAPGPVLANFGVDHLRFLTPVKAGDSIRVTLTVKQITPRSSADYGEVRWDALVVNGDDEPVATYDVLTLVAKEA; encoded by the coding sequence GTGAGCCGACTGCTCGAGAGCTACGCCGCCGGACGCTGGTACGCCGCCTCGGCCGAGGGCCATCCGCTCCTCGACGCCGGCACGGGCGAGGAGGTCGCGCGCATCTCGAGCGCCGGCCTCGACCTCGGCGCGATGGCCCACCACGCACGCACGGTCGGCGGCCCGGCGATCCGCGAGCTGACCTTCCACGAGCGCGCGCTGCTGCTCAAGGAGCTGGCCACGCACCTGACCGGGCTCAAGGAGGAGTTCTACGAGCTCTCCCTGGCGACCGGCGCGACGCGGCGCGACTCGGCGATCGACATCGACGGCGGCTTCGGCACCGTCTTCTCCTACTCGTCCAAGGGCCGCCGCGAGCTGCCCAACGACACCGTCGTGTGCGACGGCGACCTCGAGCAGCTCGGGCGCACCGGGGTGTTCCTCGGCCAGCACGTCTACACCTCGCGCCCGGGCGTCGCCGTCCAGGTCAACGCCTTCAACTTCCCGGTCTGGGGCATGCTCGAGAAGCTCGCGCCGGCCTTCATCGCCGGGCTGCCCTCGATCGTCAAGCCGGCCAGCCAGACGGCGTACCTCACCGAGCTCGTCGTGCGGCGGATCGTCGAGTCGGGCATCCTCCCCGAGGGCTCGCTCCAGCTGCTGTCCGGATCGGCCGGTGACCTGCTCGACCACCTGACCGTCCAGGACTCGGTGGCGTTCACCGGCTCCGCGCACACCGCCGGGATCCTGCGCCAGCACCCCTCCGTCCTCCACGGCGGCGTGCAGCTCCAGGTCGAGGCCGACTCGCTGAACTGCTCGGTGCTCGGCCCCGACGTGGCCGCCGGCGACCCGGAGTGGGACCTCTTCGTGAAGGGCGTCGTCACCGAGATGACCGCCAAGGCCGGGCAGAAGTGCACGGCCATCCGGCGCGTCATCGTGCCCGCGGCCGTCGCCGACGAGGTGACCGACGCGATCGCCGCCCGACTGTCCTCGACGGTCGTGGGCCTCCCCGGCGACGAGTCCACCCGGATGGGTCCGCTCGCGTCCCTCGGCCAGCGCGACGAGGTCCGGAAGGCCGTCGAGGCCCTGCGCTCGTCGTGCGACGTCGTCGTCGACGAGGTCGCCGTCGACGGGAGCGAGCGCGGCGCCTTCATGACGCCGGTGCTGCTCCGTGCCCGCGCCGGCGCGGTCGAGCCGCACGACGTCGAGCCCTTCGGCCCCGTCTCGACCGTGATGTCCTACGACGACCTCGACGAGGCGGTCACGCTGGCCGCCCGCGGCCGCGGGTCGCTCGCCGGCTCCGTCGTCACCCACGACCCGGCCGCCGCGCGCACGCTCGTGCTCGGCCTCGCCCCGTGGCACGGCCGGATCCTCGTGCTCGACCGTGACGACGCGCCCGAGTCCACCGGCCACGGCTCACCCCTGCCGATGCTCGTCCACGGCGGGCCGGGGCGTGCCGGCGGCGGCGAGGAGCTCGGCGGCGTCCGCGGCGTGCTCCACCACATGCAGCGCTCCGCGATCCAGGCGTCCCCCGACATGCTGACCGCGATCACCGGCCGCTGGACCCGGGGCTCGTCGCGCACGATCACCCCTGAGCACCCGTTCCGCCACTCGCTGGCCACGCTCTGCGTGGGCGACACGATCGCCTCCGCGTCGCGAGTCATCTCGCTCGAGGACATCGACCACTTCGCCGACTTCACCGGTGACACCTTCTACGCCCACACCGACCCCGAGGCCGCGGCGGCCAACCCGCTCTTCGGCGGCATCGTCGCCCACGGCTACCTCATCGTGTCGATGGCCGCCGGCCTCTTCGTCGACCCCGCCCCCGGCCCGGTCCTCGCGAACTTCGGCGTCGACCACCTCCGCTTCCTCACCCCGGTCAAGGCCGGCGACTCGATCCGCGTGACGCTGACCGTCAAGCAGATCACCCCGCGCTCGTCGGCCGACTACGGCGAGGTCCGCTGGGACGCGCTCGTGGTCAACGGCGACGACGAGCCGGTCGCGACCTACGACGTGCTGACGCTGGTGGCCAAGGAGGCCTGA